One window of Candidatus Hydrogenedentota bacterium genomic DNA carries:
- a CDS encoding sodium/solute symporter (Members of the Solute:Sodium Symporter (SSS), TC 2.A.21 as described in tcdb.org, catalyze solute:Na+ symport. Known solutes for members of the family include sugars, amino acids, nucleosides, inositols, vitamins, urea or anions, depending on the system.) — MIRTNWLDISVIIFYFAVITGIGSWFATRKSQDTEQYFVAGRSYPGWLLGISLFGATISSISFIAYPADAFRTGYLRFVICLALPFSVMIASRFLVPLFRRRQTVTVFEYLEYRFGPKTRAYGASVFIISQCFRVSLVLFLVGLLLHSLTGWNVAVCILLGGIFTAYYTIAGGIRAVIWTDLFESAILVGGALLVLSVVIFKMPGGIAQVLAIGIEDSKFMLNEIVDGKLSPISWGFSLRSKTVVMLLLVGFFQWLHEYCVNQENVQKYCAAKSLKEARRALWLNCFFCLPGWAYFMFLGTAFYAFYKVFPDPAVTEMLNGTRKAEEILPYFVTTQLPRGTMGLAVAGVLGAATSSLGAALNSISAVTVTDIYKRHMNRNADEQHCMRAARFITFIASCIMVGGAYFLYKADTLTLQDLWAEFQSIIAGGVLGLFVLGIFTVHGDGRAVGAGILFAVLFSALVSLSRLGWTPSSVSDFMQAHFEAYYTGLVGNIIMFLTGYGLARILSKRTASLEDLTVWTMDTSNPAK; from the coding sequence ATGATTCGAACCAACTGGTTGGATATTTCAGTCATTATTTTTTATTTTGCAGTCATTACAGGTATTGGCTCATGGTTCGCCACACGAAAATCACAGGATACAGAACAGTATTTTGTTGCAGGCCGATCTTATCCCGGTTGGTTGTTGGGTATCTCTCTCTTTGGCGCTACAATCAGTTCCATTTCCTTTATCGCCTATCCTGCCGATGCCTTCCGAACCGGTTATCTGCGTTTTGTCATCTGCCTTGCCCTGCCCTTTTCAGTTATGATCGCTTCCCGTTTTCTTGTACCCCTTTTTCGGCGTCGTCAAACAGTCACTGTTTTTGAATATCTCGAATACCGATTCGGCCCCAAAACGCGTGCCTATGGCGCGAGCGTTTTTATTATTTCCCAATGTTTCCGCGTCAGCTTGGTGCTCTTTTTAGTAGGTCTGCTTCTTCATAGCCTCACCGGCTGGAATGTGGCGGTTTGTATTCTTTTGGGCGGTATATTTACTGCCTATTACACCATTGCCGGCGGTATTCGTGCGGTGATCTGGACTGACCTTTTTGAATCGGCGATCCTAGTCGGAGGCGCGCTGCTGGTGCTTTCTGTGGTTATCTTTAAGATGCCCGGCGGTATTGCCCAAGTTTTAGCCATCGGTATTGAAGACAGCAAATTTATGCTCAACGAAATCGTCGATGGGAAATTGAGTCCCATCTCTTGGGGCTTTTCCCTTCGCAGCAAAACGGTGGTCATGCTCTTGCTCGTCGGTTTCTTCCAGTGGCTCCATGAGTATTGTGTCAACCAAGAAAACGTGCAAAAATATTGCGCTGCAAAAAGCCTGAAAGAAGCACGCCGCGCCTTGTGGCTGAACTGTTTCTTTTGTCTGCCCGGCTGGGCGTATTTTATGTTTTTGGGAACTGCATTCTATGCCTTCTACAAAGTGTTCCCCGACCCCGCCGTGACAGAGATGTTGAACGGCACCCGGAAAGCGGAAGAGATACTGCCCTATTTTGTGACGACCCAATTACCGCGGGGAACGATGGGATTGGCAGTAGCAGGTGTATTGGGCGCAGCGACGTCAAGTTTAGGCGCGGCTTTGAACAGTATTTCGGCTGTAACCGTAACCGATATTTATAAGCGCCATATGAATCGCAACGCCGACGAACAACACTGCATGCGCGCCGCACGGTTCATTACTTTTATAGCCTCCTGCATTATGGTGGGCGGTGCCTATTTCCTCTATAAGGCAGACACCTTAACGCTTCAGGATTTGTGGGCAGAATTTCAATCGATCATCGCCGGCGGTGTGCTGGGCTTATTTGTGCTCGGCATTTTTACGGTTCATGGCGATGGACGTGCTGTTGGCGCAGGGATTCTTTTCGCCGTACTTTTTTCCGCCCTTGTCTCCCTCTCACGGCTGGGCTGGACCCCCTCCTCTGTTTCCGACTTTATGCAAGCTCATTTTGAAGCCTATTACACGGGCTTGGTTGGAAATATCATCATGTTCTTGACGGGCTATGGGCTTGCCAGAATCTTAAGCAAACGAACAGCAAGCCTTGAAGATCTCACGGTGTGGACCATGGATACAAGCAACCCTGCAAAGTGA
- a CDS encoding ankyrin repeat domain-containing protein — MIRSLATEGNESVTENKESASFQPASKGVSSFIRRAPLLIFVIALCVFSGCTPSIHESVARGNEARVKDLLDKDPALIGALDAKEKTPLHRAVTYKQMDMLNLLLERGADLNAQDVTGMTPLHVAAMLGRRDEAEWLLDHGADPEIKDSYGDLPIHTAAVFGHGQIISLFTNRGMSLDIKNAAGESLEEIAHEYRQERVAAYVAHLKKK; from the coding sequence ATGATTCGTTCCCTGGCTACGGAAGGCAATGAAAGCGTTACTGAAAATAAAGAATCGGCTTCTTTTCAGCCTGCTTCCAAGGGCGTTTCCAGTTTCATAAGGCGCGCCCCTTTACTGATCTTTGTAATAGCCTTGTGTGTGTTTTCCGGTTGCACGCCCAGCATTCATGAATCGGTCGCCCGCGGTAATGAGGCGCGTGTAAAAGATCTTCTCGACAAAGATCCTGCACTGATAGGCGCGTTAGATGCCAAGGAAAAGACGCCTCTGCACCGCGCTGTTACCTACAAACAAATGGATATGCTCAACCTGTTGTTAGAGCGTGGGGCAGACCTTAACGCGCAGGATGTTACGGGTATGACCCCGCTCCATGTGGCGGCCATGCTCGGGCGTCGCGATGAAGCGGAGTGGCTCCTTGATCACGGAGCCGACCCCGAGATCAAAGACAGTTATGGTGACTTGCCCATACATACAGCCGCTGTTTTTGGGCATGGTCAAATTATCAGTCTTTTTACAAATCGCGGAATGTCGCTTGATATAAAGAATGCGGCCGGCGAGAGCTTGGAAGAGATTGCTCATGAGTACCGTCAGGAGCGTGTAGCCGCCTACGTGGCCCACCTGAAAAAGAAGTAA
- a CDS encoding ATP-dependent metallopeptidase FtsH/Yme1/Tma family protein, with translation MNNFLKHISLWIVFFIILVLALSNFSKWQNNKRPLSESDFVAQLTVANIESVSVKEVSSKLFHIKALFKNQVDGNVSVEFNTDSFRDEWRAQLQEQEVPFEFKVGSLWPSVLLNFLPIILIGGLLWFFMFRQMQGGYNKAQSFGKSRARMADQNEKTVTFKDVAGVDEAKEELQEIVAFLKEPKRFSRLGGKIPRGVLLVGAPGSGKTLLAKAVAGEADVPFFSVSGSDFVEMFVGVGASRVRDLFQQGYKHAPCIIFVDEIDAVGRQRGAGLGGGHDEREQTLNQLLVEMDGFNVNDGVILMAATNRPDVLDQALLRPGRFDRQIVVPNPDIKGRQEILNIHVRNQKVPLAEDVDMSIVARGTPGFSGADLANLLNEAALIAARENAKSVLMKHMEDAKDRVLMGPARHSMVLNPKDKLMTAYHEAGHTLIGKLLKDSDPVHKVTIIPRGMALGVTASLPEEDRHNVNRSYCLAMLRVLMAGRAAEEIIYNEYTSGASNDLKRCTQLAHKMVCEWGMSDLGPLTFGGEEEVFLGRDFTKMRTFSEETAAAVDREIHRLCEDAYKDSRDMLATHEEVLRKIAEVLVEKETLLSAEIDEIIIATAGKEVLPEREVIAPAEPPLAEPPPLPAEESPVIAEAPIDISPEGPVPETA, from the coding sequence ATGAATAATTTTTTGAAACACATATCACTCTGGATTGTTTTTTTCATCATTCTTGTGCTTGCCTTATCAAATTTTTCCAAATGGCAAAATAATAAGCGGCCCTTAAGCGAGTCGGATTTCGTTGCACAGTTGACTGTTGCTAATATTGAATCTGTATCCGTGAAAGAGGTCAGTTCCAAACTTTTCCATATAAAGGCATTGTTCAAGAATCAAGTGGACGGTAATGTATCTGTTGAATTCAACACGGACAGTTTCCGAGACGAATGGCGCGCCCAATTGCAGGAGCAGGAAGTGCCCTTTGAATTTAAAGTGGGCAGCTTATGGCCGAGCGTATTGCTGAATTTCCTGCCTATTATCCTGATTGGCGGGCTCCTGTGGTTCTTTATGTTCCGCCAAATGCAGGGGGGCTACAACAAGGCGCAGTCTTTTGGTAAGAGCCGCGCGCGCATGGCAGATCAAAACGAGAAAACCGTCACCTTTAAGGATGTGGCAGGTGTTGATGAAGCGAAGGAAGAGCTTCAGGAAATCGTAGCCTTTTTGAAAGAGCCCAAACGTTTTTCACGCCTTGGAGGAAAGATCCCGCGGGGTGTGTTGCTGGTAGGCGCCCCCGGGTCCGGAAAAACCTTGCTCGCTAAGGCAGTTGCCGGCGAGGCGGACGTGCCCTTTTTCAGTGTGAGCGGTTCTGACTTCGTGGAAATGTTTGTCGGTGTCGGAGCCAGCCGTGTCCGTGATCTGTTCCAACAGGGATACAAACACGCGCCGTGCATCATTTTCGTTGATGAAATTGATGCCGTCGGGCGACAACGCGGCGCAGGGCTTGGCGGCGGCCATGATGAACGGGAGCAGACCCTGAATCAGCTGCTTGTTGAAATGGACGGATTCAACGTCAACGACGGCGTGATCCTCATGGCGGCAACCAACCGCCCTGACGTTTTAGACCAAGCGCTGTTGCGGCCGGGCCGATTTGACCGACAGATTGTCGTGCCGAATCCGGACATTAAAGGGCGTCAGGAGATTTTGAATATCCATGTGCGCAACCAAAAAGTGCCGTTAGCGGAAGATGTCGATATGTCCATCGTTGCCCGCGGTACACCGGGATTTTCCGGGGCGGATCTTGCCAATCTGCTCAATGAAGCGGCATTAATCGCTGCGCGAGAAAACGCAAAATCCGTGTTAATGAAGCACATGGAAGATGCGAAGGATCGCGTTCTCATGGGACCGGCGCGGCATAGCATGGTCTTGAATCCCAAAGACAAACTTATGACCGCTTATCATGAAGCGGGGCATACGCTTATTGGTAAATTGCTCAAAGACAGTGATCCTGTTCACAAGGTGACCATTATTCCGCGCGGTATGGCATTGGGCGTTACAGCCTCGTTGCCGGAAGAAGACCGGCACAATGTGAATCGTTCCTACTGCCTTGCCATGCTTCGCGTATTGATGGCGGGACGGGCCGCTGAAGAAATCATTTATAACGAGTATACCAGCGGCGCTTCCAACGACCTGAAACGCTGTACCCAACTGGCGCATAAAATGGTCTGTGAGTGGGGGATGAGCGATCTCGGCCCGCTGACTTTCGGCGGCGAAGAAGAAGTGTTCTTGGGCCGCGACTTCACCAAAATGAGAACCTTCAGTGAAGAGACGGCAGCGGCTGTTGATCGTGAGATCCATCGCTTATGTGAAGATGCGTATAAAGACTCGCGCGACATGCTCGCCACCCATGAAGAGGTGCTGCGCAAAATTGCCGAAGTCTTAGTTGAAAAAGAGACCTTGCTTTCCGCCGAGATCGACGAGATCATTATCGCAACTGCCGGAAAAGAGGTGTTGCCTGAGCGCGAAGTGATAGCGCCTGCGGAACCGCCCTTAGCCGAGCCGCCGCCCCTACCGGCGGAAGAAAGCCCTGTCATTGCCGAGGCGCCCATAGACATCAGCCCTGAAGGTCCCGTTCCCGAGACCGCTTAA